One region of Trinickia violacea genomic DNA includes:
- a CDS encoding LysR substrate-binding domain-containing protein translates to MKALDLDVLAMVVAVADAGSFVRGAVLVHRSQSAVSMQVKTLEAALGKTLFIRRARSVTPTQDGHVLIAYARRMLALRDEAWASLVHPEVKGRVVIGVPDDYASSLLPSVLRKFSATYPKVEIQVVGLPSHALVPLVKDNKVDLACMTRVKGASGEFIRLEPMVWASAAATSTGHEIWKERPLPIAVFATGSVARANALHALERAKIAYRTSYESPSLLGLFSMVDAGLAIAPLARCAVPERFVQLGRAESLPALPALEIVLARSARSNRAPCDFLAEQILSELRV, encoded by the coding sequence ATGAAAGCCCTCGATCTCGATGTGCTCGCGATGGTCGTCGCCGTCGCGGATGCCGGCAGCTTCGTGCGCGGCGCCGTGCTCGTGCATCGCTCGCAGTCGGCCGTCAGCATGCAGGTGAAGACGCTGGAAGCCGCGCTCGGCAAAACGCTCTTCATCCGGCGCGCGCGCAGCGTGACGCCGACGCAGGACGGACACGTGCTGATCGCCTACGCGCGCCGCATGCTCGCGCTGCGCGACGAAGCGTGGGCGTCGCTCGTGCATCCCGAAGTGAAGGGGCGTGTCGTGATCGGCGTGCCGGACGACTACGCGTCGTCGCTGTTGCCATCCGTGCTGCGCAAGTTCTCGGCGACGTATCCGAAGGTGGAGATTCAAGTGGTCGGGCTGCCGAGCCACGCGCTCGTGCCGCTCGTCAAGGACAACAAGGTCGACCTCGCGTGCATGACGCGCGTGAAAGGCGCGAGCGGCGAATTCATCCGGCTCGAGCCGATGGTGTGGGCGAGTGCGGCGGCCACATCGACGGGCCATGAGATCTGGAAGGAACGGCCGTTGCCGATCGCGGTCTTTGCCACGGGCAGCGTCGCGCGCGCCAATGCGCTGCATGCGCTCGAACGCGCGAAGATCGCGTACCGGACCTCGTATGAAAGCCCAAGCCTGCTCGGCTTGTTCAGCATGGTCGATGCGGGCCTCGCGATCGCGCCGCTCGCGCGCTGCGCGGTACCCGAGCGCTTCGTGCAACTCGGCCGCGCGGAGAGTCTGCCCGCCCTGCCCGCGCTCGAAATCGTGCTCGCGCGCAGCGCGCGTTCGAACCGCGCGCCGTGCGATTTTCTGGCCGAACAGATATTGAGCGAGCTGCGGGTTTGA
- a CDS encoding aminotransferase class I/II-fold pyridoxal phosphate-dependent enzyme yields MTYDDFKLLGLSIDMTRGKPAAEQLDLSRALVDEAGTVGYLSRDGIDCRNYGHVLGLPEAREFGAQLLDSPAAQVVAAGNSSLELMHDALAFGMLFGMPGHEAWRKREDIAFLCPVPGYDRHFAICEALGIRMIPVPMHDDGPDMAFVEAQVAADPAIKGIWCVPLYSNPTGAIYSADVVRRLAAMPTAAPDFRLFWDDAYRFHHLTDHEHVSANILEACAAAGNPDRAFVFASLSKVTFGGAGVAFFASSPRNVEWWQRHVSIRTIGPDKLNQLRHVRYLRDRAGLVQLMARHRALLRPKFDAVTTTFERMLAGVPGVSWNVPQGGYFISLYTPDGLAKRTVALAKEAGIVLTPAGAAFPHGVDPRDRHLRIAPSFPNLAVVGQAAQGIALALLRAIDERA; encoded by the coding sequence ATGACCTACGACGACTTCAAGCTTCTGGGACTTTCGATCGACATGACGCGCGGCAAGCCCGCAGCCGAACAACTGGACCTTTCGCGCGCGCTCGTCGACGAAGCGGGGACGGTGGGGTACCTATCGCGCGACGGCATCGACTGCCGCAACTATGGTCACGTGCTCGGGCTGCCCGAAGCGCGCGAATTCGGCGCGCAACTGCTCGATTCGCCCGCGGCGCAAGTGGTCGCGGCGGGCAATTCGAGTCTCGAGCTGATGCACGATGCGCTCGCATTCGGCATGCTCTTCGGCATGCCAGGCCACGAAGCGTGGCGCAAGCGCGAGGACATCGCATTTCTGTGCCCGGTCCCCGGCTACGACCGGCATTTCGCGATCTGCGAGGCGCTCGGTATCCGGATGATTCCAGTGCCGATGCACGACGACGGTCCGGACATGGCCTTCGTCGAAGCGCAGGTGGCCGCCGATCCCGCGATCAAAGGCATCTGGTGCGTGCCGCTCTACAGCAACCCGACGGGCGCGATCTACTCGGCCGACGTGGTCCGCCGCCTCGCCGCGATGCCCACGGCGGCCCCGGACTTCCGCCTCTTCTGGGACGACGCCTATCGCTTCCATCACCTGACCGATCACGAGCACGTGAGCGCGAACATCCTCGAAGCGTGCGCGGCGGCCGGCAATCCGGATCGCGCGTTCGTGTTCGCGTCGTTGTCGAAGGTGACGTTCGGCGGGGCAGGTGTCGCGTTCTTCGCGTCGTCGCCGCGCAATGTCGAGTGGTGGCAGCGCCATGTGTCCATTCGCACGATCGGTCCGGACAAGCTCAACCAGTTGCGCCACGTGCGCTACTTGCGCGACCGCGCGGGGCTCGTGCAACTGATGGCGCGGCATCGTGCACTGCTGCGTCCGAAATTCGATGCGGTCACAACCACTTTCGAGCGCATGCTCGCAGGGGTGCCGGGCGTCTCGTGGAACGTGCCGCAAGGCGGCTACTTCATCAGCCTCTATACGCCGGACGGGCTCGCGAAGCGCACCGTCGCGCTTGCCAAAGAAGCGGGCATCGTGCTGACGCCGGCGGGCGCGGCGTTCCCGCATGGCGTCGATCCGCGCGACCGGCACTTGCGTATCGCGCCGAGCTTCCCGAACCTCGCGGTGGTCGGGCAAGCGGCTCAGGGTATCGCGCTGGCGCTCCTGCGCGCGATCGATGAACGCGCGTGA
- a CDS encoding MFS transporter yields the protein MTERSRLIPLIVACPLFLQNLDTSIMATALPSIARSLDVEALHLNLAITSYLLSLAVFLPASGWLADRFGPRRVFCGAIVCFSLGSALCGLAQSLPQLVLFRVLQGMGGAMMVPVGRLILLRSVPSARMVAAMVWFTVPGAFGRLAGPLFGGLIVTIASWRWIFLLNIPFGVLGVTLALIFIDGEYEPLVERFDVVGFVLLSTGLVGMVGGLDTVGRGLVPHAVTLAFIGAGALSLLAYVLYGRARERTIIDLGILRYKAYRTAVVGGMPLRIAIGASPFLLPLMLQLGFGLSPLQSGSLSVATAIGSLSVRTVMTTAIRRIGFRTLLIGATFTTSVFYACYGLFRPTTPHFLIFVVLLFGGLFNSLAMVTLNTLGYSDMPKPKMSRATALSSMMQQLSVSLGVAFGASLVALTAHLHGGSTAHLAARDFSPAFVVVGAMTLWSLMFFVRLSHGEGAELRRI from the coding sequence ATGACCGAACGCTCCCGACTCATTCCGCTCATCGTTGCCTGCCCGCTCTTTCTGCAAAATCTCGATACATCGATCATGGCGACGGCGCTGCCGTCCATCGCCCGCTCGCTCGATGTCGAAGCGCTGCATCTCAATCTCGCCATCACGTCTTATCTGCTGAGCCTCGCGGTGTTCCTGCCCGCGAGCGGCTGGCTGGCCGACCGCTTCGGGCCGCGCCGCGTGTTCTGCGGCGCCATCGTGTGCTTCTCGCTCGGCTCGGCGCTCTGCGGACTCGCGCAGTCGCTGCCGCAACTCGTGCTGTTCCGCGTGCTGCAGGGGATGGGCGGCGCGATGATGGTGCCAGTAGGGCGCTTGATCCTGCTCAGAAGCGTGCCGAGTGCGCGCATGGTTGCCGCGATGGTCTGGTTCACCGTGCCGGGCGCGTTCGGGCGGCTGGCAGGACCGCTGTTCGGCGGGCTCATCGTCACGATCGCATCGTGGCGCTGGATCTTTTTGTTGAATATCCCGTTCGGCGTGCTCGGCGTGACGCTCGCGTTGATCTTCATCGACGGCGAATACGAGCCGCTCGTCGAACGCTTCGATGTCGTCGGCTTCGTGCTGCTGTCGACGGGGCTGGTCGGGATGGTCGGCGGGCTCGACACGGTCGGGCGCGGGCTCGTGCCGCATGCGGTGACGCTCGCGTTCATCGGTGCCGGCGCGCTGTCGTTGCTCGCTTACGTGCTCTACGGACGTGCCCGCGAACGCACGATCATCGATCTGGGCATCCTGCGCTACAAGGCGTACCGGACGGCCGTGGTCGGCGGCATGCCGCTGCGCATCGCGATCGGCGCGTCACCGTTTTTGTTGCCGTTGATGCTGCAGCTCGGGTTCGGGCTGTCGCCGCTGCAATCGGGGTCGCTCTCGGTTGCGACGGCCATCGGCTCGCTCAGCGTGCGCACCGTGATGACCACCGCGATTCGCCGCATCGGCTTTCGCACGCTGTTGATCGGCGCGACGTTCACGACGAGTGTCTTCTATGCGTGCTACGGCCTGTTTCGGCCGACGACCCCGCATTTTCTGATCTTCGTCGTCCTGCTGTTCGGCGGCCTCTTCAATTCGCTCGCGATGGTGACGCTCAACACGCTCGGCTATTCCGACATGCCGAAGCCGAAGATGAGCCGCGCCACGGCGCTCTCGAGCATGATGCAGCAGTTGTCGGTGAGCTTGGGCGTCGCGTTCGGTGCGTCGCTCGTCGCGCTGACCGCGCATCTGCACGGCGGCAGCACGGCGCATCTCGCCGCGCGCGACTTCTCGCCGGCGTTCGTCGTGGTCGGTGCGATGACGCTGTGGTCGCTCATGTTCTTCGTGCGGCTTTCGCATGGGGAGGGCGCGGAGCTTCGGCGGATTTAA
- a CDS encoding helix-turn-helix transcriptional regulator, translated as MGKIAADLERALARREAEGVKGAVTPRVLASGAGWSVDDVLCTSGPHDKPFEERHGQVCVAMVTAGAFEYRSPAGAGLMTPGAVMLGNAGTCFECGHRHHAGDRCVAFRYTPGYFEQIAADAGIRSREASFAAVRIPPLRPLAPLIAAACAGVMSASSVAWDELALAVAGQALRLSAGMPATDARGVPETALARIAPILRLIDSAPDDALNVERLAQHAGLSPYHFLRTFERVTGVTPHQYLLRARLRAAAQRLAQEHTKIVDIALDCGFNDVSNFNHAFRAEFGASPRAYRVRMRG; from the coding sequence TTGGGGAAAATTGCGGCCGATCTGGAACGGGCGCTCGCGCGCCGCGAAGCGGAGGGCGTCAAGGGCGCCGTGACGCCGCGCGTGCTGGCGAGCGGCGCGGGCTGGTCCGTCGACGACGTGCTGTGCACGAGCGGCCCGCACGACAAGCCGTTCGAGGAGCGCCACGGGCAGGTTTGCGTCGCGATGGTGACGGCGGGCGCGTTCGAATACCGCTCGCCCGCCGGGGCAGGGCTGATGACGCCCGGCGCGGTCATGCTCGGCAATGCGGGGACATGCTTCGAATGCGGTCACCGGCACCATGCGGGCGACCGCTGCGTGGCCTTTCGCTACACGCCGGGCTACTTCGAACAGATTGCGGCGGACGCGGGTATTCGCAGCCGGGAGGCCAGCTTCGCCGCCGTGCGCATTCCGCCGCTGCGCCCACTCGCGCCGCTGATCGCGGCCGCGTGCGCGGGCGTCATGTCGGCGAGCTCCGTTGCCTGGGACGAGCTGGCGCTGGCCGTGGCCGGACAAGCCTTGCGGCTCTCGGCCGGCATGCCGGCAACCGATGCGCGCGGCGTGCCCGAGACGGCGCTCGCGCGTATCGCGCCGATACTGCGTCTGATCGACAGCGCGCCCGATGACGCTTTGAATGTGGAACGGCTGGCGCAACACGCGGGTTTGAGCCCGTACCACTTCCTACGGACGTTCGAGCGCGTGACGGGTGTCACGCCGCATCAATACCTGCTGCGTGCGCGCTTGCGCGCGGCGGCGCAACGGCTGGCGCAGGAGCACACAAAGATCGTCGATATCGCGCTCGATTGCGGCTTCAACGATGTATCGAATTTCAATCACGCATTTCGCGCGGAGTTTGGCGCGAGTCCGCGCGCGTATCGCGTGCGGATGCGGGGCTAG
- a CDS encoding DUF3857 domain-containing transglutaminase family protein → MCIPVLSRALAVRLLICAACAAALSCCPAALAQSASAPGNPAPFTIESDVHVFVVQHDGTLEEHDDSTLRANTTAGVDAIAERYVWFNKDTEKVDLLTAESIDPDGRAHPVGPEAIRDVQEPRSAGAPIFEDGVLRTVIFPGVEPGWRVHLVFAKKRLKPVQAGMFEYFDEPTRDPVEHQALIFDLPADMPLYADARGYAALGPVTANGRTRYAFEYSHGPYASIENGAVGYTDYGDRLMVSTVPDFAAFAARYGQASVDPSASDPAVVRFAQALTAKAPDARTKARVLYDWMRANVRYVALFLGETAAMPHRVTDILRNRYGDCKDHVALYGALLAAVGIRSEPALIGLGPVYSLPSVPGYGATAINHVIVWIPELKVFADTTAGGTEFGYLPPILMDRPALFVDEGVLARTPATEPRERTARLQIGIDDSGDARYAYRVEDSGWTAELERNMFRRATGQRVQQIAFDRLKQTGLQGTARLDTDDVAATGGPFSVSMTGTLEHVVWPTGMTAVPALSSLSGGIATQVQSWLAEPVRTQPYVCIGGEFDETGHMVLPANVQMVGLPNDLAVHDAFYDYDSHYVFDPSTRAVQITRRLRARFGKQVCSPQEYEAMRGTLVKIERDALAQVVVRGDSK, encoded by the coding sequence ATGTGCATCCCCGTGCTGTCTCGTGCGCTCGCCGTCCGTCTACTGATCTGCGCGGCATGTGCGGCTGCGCTCTCGTGTTGCCCGGCGGCGCTGGCTCAGTCCGCCTCGGCTCCAGGCAACCCCGCGCCGTTCACGATCGAATCCGATGTGCATGTGTTCGTCGTGCAGCACGACGGCACCCTCGAAGAGCATGACGACTCGACGCTGCGCGCCAACACGACAGCCGGCGTCGACGCCATCGCCGAGCGTTACGTCTGGTTCAACAAGGACACCGAGAAAGTCGATTTGCTGACCGCCGAATCGATCGATCCGGACGGCCGCGCGCACCCGGTCGGCCCGGAGGCGATACGCGACGTGCAGGAGCCGCGCTCGGCAGGCGCGCCGATCTTCGAGGACGGCGTGCTGCGTACGGTGATCTTTCCCGGCGTCGAGCCCGGTTGGCGCGTGCATCTCGTATTCGCGAAGAAGCGCCTGAAGCCGGTGCAGGCGGGCATGTTCGAGTATTTCGACGAGCCGACGCGCGATCCCGTGGAGCACCAGGCGCTCATCTTCGACCTGCCCGCCGACATGCCGCTCTATGCCGATGCGCGCGGCTACGCCGCGCTCGGGCCGGTGACGGCGAACGGGCGCACGCGCTACGCGTTCGAGTACAGCCACGGGCCCTATGCGTCGATCGAAAACGGCGCGGTGGGGTACACGGACTACGGCGACCGGCTGATGGTCTCGACGGTGCCCGATTTTGCCGCGTTTGCCGCGCGCTACGGCCAAGCGTCGGTGGACCCGAGCGCGAGCGATCCGGCCGTCGTGCGCTTTGCGCAGGCGCTCACGGCGAAGGCCCCGGACGCGCGCACGAAGGCGCGCGTGCTCTACGACTGGATGCGCGCGAATGTGCGCTACGTCGCGCTCTTTCTGGGCGAAACGGCCGCGATGCCGCACCGCGTGACCGACATCCTGCGCAACCGCTATGGCGACTGCAAGGACCACGTCGCGCTTTACGGCGCGCTGCTCGCCGCGGTGGGGATACGGAGCGAGCCGGCGCTGATCGGGCTGGGGCCCGTCTATTCGCTGCCGTCGGTGCCCGGCTACGGGGCAACGGCAATCAATCACGTGATCGTATGGATTCCTGAGTTAAAGGTCTTTGCGGATACGACCGCGGGCGGCACCGAGTTCGGCTATCTGCCGCCGATCCTGATGGACCGTCCGGCGCTCTTCGTCGACGAGGGCGTCCTTGCGCGCACGCCGGCCACGGAGCCGCGCGAGCGCACCGCGCGCCTGCAGATCGGCATCGACGACAGCGGCGACGCGCGCTACGCGTACCGCGTCGAAGACTCGGGCTGGACCGCCGAACTCGAGCGCAACATGTTCCGCCGCGCGACCGGGCAGCGCGTGCAGCAGATCGCCTTCGACCGTTTGAAGCAGACCGGCCTGCAAGGCACCGCGCGTCTCGATACGGACGATGTCGCGGCGACGGGTGGCCCGTTCTCGGTCTCGATGACGGGCACGCTCGAACACGTCGTGTGGCCGACGGGCATGACGGCGGTGCCCGCGTTATCGAGCTTGTCGGGGGGCATCGCGACACAGGTCCAGAGCTGGCTCGCCGAACCGGTGCGCACGCAACCGTATGTCTGCATCGGCGGCGAGTTCGACGAGACGGGGCACATGGTGTTGCCCGCGAACGTGCAGATGGTGGGCTTGCCCAACGACCTCGCGGTGCACGACGCGTTCTACGATTACGACTCGCACTACGTGTTCGATCCGTCGACAAGAGCCGTGCAGATCACGCGCCGGTTGCGCGCACGATTCGGAAAGCAGGTGTGCTCGCCGCAGGAGTATGAAGCGATGCGCGGGACGCTGGTGAAGATCGAGCGGGATGCGTTGGCGCAGGTGGTTGTTCGGGGCGATTCGAAGTGA